The Ancylothrix sp. D3o DNA segment CTAAAAGCTAAAAAAATCTGAACTAGAGATGAAATCACTCGCGTCTAGTTGGCTTACGTTCAAGGTTTCATTTGCATTTGGAGAGTTAATAGCACCTATGATTTGACCACTAGATTTGAGACTAATCACTATATCAGCCAAGGTATAACTAAGTCCTTTTTGTGTCAATGCTGAATCGGGTTGTAAAGAATCTACTTGCTTCAAGAGAATGTCATCAAATTTAAGACCTCCGGTTAAACCAATTCGATCAACTCCATCTTGAAAATCATTAATCACATCAATATCGTTAGCATTAACTCTCAGAGCAAATACATCTGAACCCGCACTTCCCGTCAGTTCATCCGAACCTAAATCTCCAAACAAAAAGTCATTTCCATCCCCACCTGTTAGCTCATCATTTCCTTTCCCTCCATAAAGGGTATCATTGCCTCGATCTCCTTGTAAAAAATCTTGCCCAAGATTACCAAAAAACAAATCATCGTCTCGATCAGGTTGTTCTACTCCGTTATCTATTATAAAATCATTACCGTCTGAACCGATAATCGTATCATTCCCGTTTTCACCATTAAGATTATCATTCCCATTCCCAGCAACAATAAAATCGCTACCTGCAAGTCCAGAAATGATGTCTTGACTTCCTCCGTTCCCAAAAATAGTATCTTTACCCCCTGTTCCTGTAATTATATCGCTCTCAGGAGTTCCTTGTGCGTTTGGATCTAGCTCAAGAATAACAAACATTTTTACTCGCTCCTTGTATAGATTTCTTCAAAAATTATGGCTAATATATAGCTTATATACCTTAAAAAAATTGTCAAGATGTATAAAGTGTTATTTAGGATGCTAAACAAAAATTTTATCTGTTAAATAGAGTAAGAAAAAGTGTGATTTGGTTTTCTTAAGTGTTGGCAAGTATGATATAGTGTGATGACCTAAAAATTACGCCACTTTTAGCTATGGACATTCAAGAGGTTTTGCAATGGACTGATGAGCAAGTATTCGCCAAGACAGGAAAACATTTTGATTCGTTGCAAAAACTTATATTAGAGGAAGTTTGGCAAGGTAAGAAATATACTGAAATAGCTAAAAAGTGCAATCGTTCAGAAGAGCATATTAAACAAGTTGCTAGAAAATTATGGAAACTTCTCTCTGAGCTTTTGGAAGAAGATATTAAACAAGCTAATGTTCGCTCTATCTTAGAAAGAAAAGTAATATCTACGATTTACAATTATGGTAAGTCTTCACAGATTGTTGGTTACATGAAGAGTCATATCAATATCTGTACAGAAAATCGGCCCTATCCAGAAGAAATTAAACCACCCTCACCCTCACCCCCAGACACTCCCCAAAACAAAAATCAAACCCCAATAATAGACTTAACACAAGCACCGGCCCTAACCGAATATTACCCCCGCACCACAGAAGAAACCACCCTCAAAAACTGGATATTAAACACCACTACCCCCCTAATTACAATCTACGGCTTAAATGGAATAGGAAAAAGCAGCCTCACCCTCCAACTTATCCAAGAAATACAAACAGAATTTGACTACATTATCTGGCAAAGCCTCAACGACAAACCCACCCTAACCACCCTACAAACCAACCTCAAACAAATTTTTTCCCAAACCCAAAAAACCCCCTTCCCAACAATCCTAGATTATTTCCGCACCTATCGCTGTTTAGTTATTATTGATGACCTCCAAAACATCTTTAAAACCCGTGAAATAGCCGGCCAATACTTACACGAATATGAAGATTACCACAATTTTTTTAAACAAATAGCCACCACAACCCATCAAAGTTGCTTAATACTCCTGACATCAGAAAAACCCAGAGAAATAACAGCATTAGAAGGAGAAAACAGGCCCGCCAAAAAATTACACCTCAAAGGCTTAGGAGAACAAGCCAAACAAATCTTAAAACAACAACAATTAAACGGCGAGGAAAAATGGCCAGAACTAATTACCCTTTATCAAAGTCATCCTACCTGGTTAAACATCATAGCCTCAACAATTCAAGAATTCTTTAACGGTAGCGTCTCCCAGTATTTAGCCGACCCGAATGATATATATTTAGGAGAGATAGAGCCGGCCTTAGAAACTCAATTACAGCGCCTATCCGACTCTGAAAAAACCGTGATAAGGTGGTTGGCCGGCCAAACAAAACCCGTAGAAATCTCACAAGGGCCGGTGGAAACAGCATTATCAAAAACTCAATTTTTGCAAGCCATAGAATCCTTAAACCGGCGCAGCTTAGTAGAAAAAGAGCAACTCTCAGCAAAAGCAAGGTTTCAAATTAACCCTATCTTTAAACAATACATACAATCCAATTACTCTATCAGTTGATATGAATAAGCACAGAGCTTTATGATAAATTGCCAATTCTTATCAAAAACCTCATAGGAGTGGCAACACCGGCTCTTTCTTGTATAAACTTATGCAGCCGGCAATATTTCTTTGATTTTTTTCATTTCAGGTAAAGCTTTCCCTTCTTCTCGATAACTTTCAACCAGCAACTCTATAACCTCTTGAGCATTTTTCACAGCATCTTCATAACTCTCTCCATGAGTCACCGGCTGCATTACCTCCAGAAATTCAGGCAGAAAAACAACAAAACATTCATCCTCTTGCGACCATTGAATAATAACAGTATATTTCATTTCTCTTCCTCCTCCTCTTCAATTTTTTTCAGTGCTTCTAAACAATCATTCACTTGCCTTTCCAAATAAAGTTTAGCATCACTGCCATCCTTACCCGCAATAATGATAGCCTGTGGCAATTTCGGGTGCTTCCACTTACTATGGCTACCCTTGGCCGGTTGGCAAATAAATCCTGCTTTGAGCAAAAGGCTTTTTAATTCTCCGATCTTTCTAGGCATAATCTATTCTCAAGTTTTTCTTTATGGCTCCACTCTAATAGACACCGCAATTTTCCGTTAAATTCGCTTGATTTATTAGAAAACCAATTGATTTATTAAAAATCGCTTAAAAAAGTGCGAGCTTTGATAATCAATAAAAAATAAAGCCA contains these protein-coding regions:
- a CDS encoding type II toxin-antitoxin system HicA family toxin, which encodes MPRKIGELKSLLLKAGFICQPAKGSHSKWKHPKLPQAIIIAGKDGSDAKLYLERQVNDCLEALKKIEEEEEEK
- a CDS encoding NB-ARC domain-containing protein; this encodes MDIQEVLQWTDEQVFAKTGKHFDSLQKLILEEVWQGKKYTEIAKKCNRSEEHIKQVARKLWKLLSELLEEDIKQANVRSILERKVISTIYNYGKSSQIVGYMKSHINICTENRPYPEEIKPPSPSPPDTPQNKNQTPIIDLTQAPALTEYYPRTTEETTLKNWILNTTTPLITIYGLNGIGKSSLTLQLIQEIQTEFDYIIWQSLNDKPTLTTLQTNLKQIFSQTQKTPFPTILDYFRTYRCLVIIDDLQNIFKTREIAGQYLHEYEDYHNFFKQIATTTHQSCLILLTSEKPREITALEGENRPAKKLHLKGLGEQAKQILKQQQLNGEEKWPELITLYQSHPTWLNIIASTIQEFFNGSVSQYLADPNDIYLGEIEPALETQLQRLSDSEKTVIRWLAGQTKPVEISQGPVETALSKTQFLQAIESLNRRSLVEKEQLSAKARFQINPIFKQYIQSNYSIS
- a CDS encoding type II toxin-antitoxin system HicB family antitoxin, giving the protein MKYTVIIQWSQEDECFVVFLPEFLEVMQPVTHGESYEDAVKNAQEVIELLVESYREEGKALPEMKKIKEILPAA
- a CDS encoding calcium-binding protein encodes the protein MFVILELDPNAQGTPESDIITGTGGKDTIFGNGGSQDIISGLAGSDFIVAGNGNDNLNGENGNDTIIGSDGNDFIIDNGVEQPDRDDDLFFGNLGQDFLQGDRGNDTLYGGKGNDELTGGDGNDFLFGDLGSDELTGSAGSDVFALRVNANDIDVINDFQDGVDRIGLTGGLKFDDILLKQVDSLQPDSALTQKGLSYTLADIVISLKSSGQIIGAINSPNANETLNVSQLDASDFISSSDFFSF